TCATTCAGGCGAGAAACCTTTTCCCCGACAACGAGCTCGTCATTTCCATAATTAAGGATCACATCCACTACCTGGAAAACAAGAACTACCAGGGGCTAATAAAAAAACTGGGCATCTCCTCAGAAGAATTTAAGGATGCTCTGGAGCTGATACTTTCTCTGGATCCACGACCGGGTAGAGCTTACGCCTCACTGGAACCTCAATTCATAAGCCCCGATGTTTACGTTGTAAAGGTTGACAATGATTTCGTTGTTATGCTGAACGAAGAGGGATTACCCAGATTGAGAATCAGCCCCTACTATCGAGAATTTCTCAAGCATCCAGAACGGATGACTCCTGAGGTCAGAGAATATATCCAGAAGAAGTTGAGCTCGGCGAGCTGGTTGATAAAAAGCATTCATCAGCGTCAGCGAACCCTTTTGCGGGTAGCCGAAAGTATAGTAAAACTCCAGAGGGAATTCTTCGAAAAGGGTGTTGAATATCTAAAGCCGATGGTGCTCCGTGATATTGCAGTTGAAGTGGGTATGCACGAGTCCACTATAAGCCGGGTGACGACAAACAAATACATGCAAACGCCTCATGGAATCTTCGAACTCAAGTACTTCTTTAACAGCTCAATCCGCAAAACTGGCGGTGATGAAATAGCATCTGAAAGCGTCAAAGAAAAAATTCGGGCGATAATCAAAAACGAAAATCCTCAAAAGCCCTTCAGCGATCAGGAGATCGCAAAGATACTGAAGCAGGAAGGAATACGGATTGCCAGAAGGACCGTTGCAAAGTATAGAGAGATGCTGGGGATACTGCCTTCTCATAAGAGGAAAAAACCTGTTTTTTAGCTGGAGGACGAAGCATGCAGATTGATTTTACTTTTCGGAACATTGAGCCTTCTGAGGATGTAAAATCTTACGTGGAAACCAAAATCGGTCGGGTGAAACGATACCTGTTGGAGCCGATAGAGGCGCGCGTTGTATTGAAAGCGGAAAAGTATCGGTATATTGCCGAAATCAGCATATCTTCGAACGGTATCCGCATAAACGCGTCAGAAGAAACGGAAGACCTGTACAGCGCTATTGATCTGCTGGCCGATACCGTAGAAAGCCAGATCAAGAAACAACTCGACAAGATGAGGCGGAGGAAGCTGTCGGCTCAGGAAAGAAACATCATCGCCAATAGAAACAGGAGCTCCGTAGAAGGTACGATGGGAGAAGCGGACGAGGACGAATATGTGGTATTCACCGAACCTTTTGATCCTAAACCCATCGATCTGGATGAAGCAATTCTTCAGCTGAACAAATCGGATCGCGGTTTTTTGGTTTTCACCAATCAGGATACGGGAAGGATTAACGTGATTTACAGGCGTGAGGACGGCAACTACGGGCTAATAGAAACTTAGGAGCGTGTAAAGAAAAAGTCATGAGACTTATGGACTTACTGCCCAGGCGGGCAATACTTACCGACTTCGAACCACCCGATAAGATTGCGGCTCTGAAAAAGTTGAGCGAACTGCTGGCGCCTCATACATCGTCCCTGAGTCAGGACGAAATTTTTCGGATATTGCTTGAGCGAGAAAACCTGGGGTCGACGGGAGTCGGTAGAGGTATCGCCATTCCTCACGGCAGGTGCAAAAATATCAGGAGGCCGGTACTGTGCTTCGCAAAATCCACAAAGGGCGTTGATTTCGGTGCATCTGACGGCAAACCCGTTCATCTTTTTTTCGCCATGGTTGCCCCCGAAAACAATTCAACGGCTAACATAAAGGTTCTGGCAAAGATGGCGGAAATCCTCAAAAATCCTACGGCTCGTGATGCCCTTTTTGAGGCTCATAATGCAGACGAAATAGCCGAGGTATTGAGCCGTTACGATTCCGATTTTTGAACAATGAGAAAGTCTTCCAGAAGCTCTCATCACATAGTGGTGGTCACCGGCTTATCCGGATCCGGTAAATCCACGGCCATCAAAGCTTTCGAAGATATCGGTTATCTTTGCATAGACAACCTTCCGGTTCCCCTTCTTCCTGCACTGTTAGACCTGTGTGAGGGTGAAATGCCCGACACCAGGAAAGTGGCCCTGGGTATAGACATAAGAGAACGGACCTTTTTGAAGGCCTACGAAAAAATTTTCAAAGAAATCCAGGAAAAGGGATACAATCTGGAAATATTGTTCTTCGAAGCATCCGTTGACGTGCTCCAGAGGCGGTACAGTCAGACCAGAAGAATTCATCCTTTAGAACTGTGGGACGGCTACAAAACAGATCGGTCGGAAAATTCCGGCGAGCATGGAGGAATACGAAGGTCGTTGCTGGAAGCGATAAACAGAGAGAGGGAGCTCCTGAAACCTTTAAGAGACCGAGCCACAAAGGTGATTGACACATCAGAGCTGACCGTCCATGCCTTAAAACAGATGATCACCACCACCTACCGTCTGGTCCGCGAAGAAGAAGCCATGACGGTACAGGTACTTTCTTTCGGATTCAAGTACGGGGTACCCCATGATGCCGACATGGTTCTGGACGTAAGATTTTTGCCAAATCCCTTTTTTGTAGAATCTCTCAGACCCCTCACAGGTTGCAATCCCGAAGTTCAAACCTGGGTGTTCAGTCATGATGACACACAGGACTTTATAAGGCTCGTTGAGTCGCTACTGGAATTCCTCGTGCCTCGTTATCTGAAAGAAGGCAGGAGGTATTTCACGATAGCTTTCGGCTGCACCGGCGGGAAGCACAGATCCGTGGTCATGGCAGAGCATTTCTCGTCATGGTTTCGCAATCGGGGTTTTTACACTCTAACCTTTCACAGAGATGCCGGCAATGAGTAGTGGTGGGATCAGGCAGGCAAATGCAACGAGCGAAGACAGCAAAGTCGGCGTTATAGTTGCAACTCACTGCGATCTGGCAAAGGAGCTTTTAAGAGCTGCAAAACTTATTGTGGGTTCTCTGGAAGGATTCTACGCAATCACCATAACCCCCGATATGAAAACCGAAGACATTACGGAACTTTTCAGCCGAATGATCAAAGAAGCCGACAGCGGTCGGGGAGTCCTGATACTGACGGATATCTACGGAGGAACTCCCACCAACATAGCCCTCTCCTTTTCCGGCAATACGGTTGACGTCGTATGCGGGGTAAATCTGCCAATGCTGATAAAGGCTTATAGCTGTCGAAAACACGGATGTTCGCTGGAGGACATGGCACGCATAGTTCAGGATTACGGTAGAAGCCATATAACCCGGGCAAATGAAATACTGCCTCCCGATGCAGAGTGAGGAAAAATACAGCATAATCAGAATGATTCCGGAACACATTAAGGCCATAGTATCCATAGAAAAGGAAATACAGTATGAGCCCTGGACGGAAAGCTTATTTCTTGCCGAATTGCGACAACCGCAGGCTCTCTGCTTCACTCTAACGGTGCGTGGCTCCATCGCAGGTTATGTTTGTAGTAATATTATCCATGGCGAACTGCACGTAAACAACATCGGCATTGCTCCTTCTTTCCAGAATCGGGGTTACGGAACAGGCCTTATGGTGAAACTCCTTGAGGAAGCCCGGGAAAGAGGGGCAAGGATCGTGCATCTGGAGGTTCGTGAATCGAACTTCTCTGCCCTTCATCTCTATCGGAAGCTTGGCTTCCGTGTAAGAGGGCGACGTCCCGGCTATTACTCAACGCCGTCGGGCAAAGAAGACGCAATTCTGATGTCCCTTACCCTTTAGTTATTGCAGCACCGAGAAGTGTGCTTATTTTTTCAAGGGGGAGTTTTTTCGGGAATTATCATTTCACGTGATATGTCCTTTTGAGGAAGTTATACTTGATTGATAAGCTTGTCCTGAAATAATGTCGGAGGGCTATAATTATGCAGCTTTCCAGAGAACCGGTTAATTCTCAGGCCCTTAAGATTCATCTGGAGCTTACCCGGAGTGTACCCGTAAAAATAAAACCCGTTTTTATGATTCTGAAAGAAGTGGTTTCGGGCTTCAGAGGCAAGGAAGCCGAAGCGGAAGAACTTCTCCAGGAATATCACCACAAATACGCAAACTGGCAGGTGGTTGTCGATGAGGCATGGCGATATACCGTTTCAAACATTAGCCTTATAGAAAAGCATCCCCTCAGAGGGCGTATTGTATTTCTCATTGCCCTCATGCTGTGGGATTCTTTTGTAAATTCTTTAAGGGCCGATACAAAGGCCCATGCGATGGACAGATTTCTGGCCTTCTGGCTTAAAATGCTCGAACGTTTCGGTTCAGACTTCGGCCGCCCCGTACCCGACAAAGCTCCTGAAATTGCAAGTTTGGATCTCCACGTAGAACAACTGGACGAAATCCACGAAGGAATTCTGAGGCATTTTCTTATAAAGCTTGTGAATCTTGACGAAGAAAATTTTGAATACCTCCTCAGGAGCTATTATTCCGTAAAG
This portion of the Thermodesulforhabdus norvegica genome encodes:
- the rpoN gene encoding RNA polymerase factor sigma-54 is translated as MALELKQQLKVTTQLVITPQLQQAIKLLQLSRMELLETIQQEMMENPVLEEVPVEEDITDGSESGAEEPAPELSERTSEVEVSENLREDFDWESFLEEYNSGTPVLYEKEEGDELPSFEQRLSRPTSLTDHLMWQLHLSDFSEEEVKIGEAIIGNIDSHGYLDATVEEIATLCDTSVDKVERVLYRIQDFDPPGVAARDLRECLLIQARNLFPDNELVISIIKDHIHYLENKNYQGLIKKLGISSEEFKDALELILSLDPRPGRAYASLEPQFISPDVYVVKVDNDFVVMLNEEGLPRLRISPYYREFLKHPERMTPEVREYIQKKLSSASWLIKSIHQRQRTLLRVAESIVKLQREFFEKGVEYLKPMVLRDIAVEVGMHESTISRVTTNKYMQTPHGIFELKYFFNSSIRKTGGDEIASESVKEKIRAIIKNENPQKPFSDQEIAKILKQEGIRIARRTVAKYREMLGILPSHKRKKPVF
- the hpf gene encoding ribosome hibernation-promoting factor, HPF/YfiA family, which gives rise to MQIDFTFRNIEPSEDVKSYVETKIGRVKRYLLEPIEARVVLKAEKYRYIAEISISSNGIRINASEETEDLYSAIDLLADTVESQIKKQLDKMRRRKLSAQERNIIANRNRSSVEGTMGEADEDEYVVFTEPFDPKPIDLDEAILQLNKSDRGFLVFTNQDTGRINVIYRREDGNYGLIET
- a CDS encoding PTS sugar transporter subunit IIA; translated protein: MRLMDLLPRRAILTDFEPPDKIAALKKLSELLAPHTSSLSQDEIFRILLERENLGSTGVGRGIAIPHGRCKNIRRPVLCFAKSTKGVDFGASDGKPVHLFFAMVAPENNSTANIKVLAKMAEILKNPTARDALFEAHNADEIAEVLSRYDSDF
- the rapZ gene encoding RNase adapter RapZ: MRKSSRSSHHIVVVTGLSGSGKSTAIKAFEDIGYLCIDNLPVPLLPALLDLCEGEMPDTRKVALGIDIRERTFLKAYEKIFKEIQEKGYNLEILFFEASVDVLQRRYSQTRRIHPLELWDGYKTDRSENSGEHGGIRRSLLEAINRERELLKPLRDRATKVIDTSELTVHALKQMITTTYRLVREEEAMTVQVLSFGFKYGVPHDADMVLDVRFLPNPFFVESLRPLTGCNPEVQTWVFSHDDTQDFIRLVESLLEFLVPRYLKEGRRYFTIAFGCTGGKHRSVVMAEHFSSWFRNRGFYTLTFHRDAGNE
- a CDS encoding PTS sugar transporter subunit IIA encodes the protein MSSGGIRQANATSEDSKVGVIVATHCDLAKELLRAAKLIVGSLEGFYAITITPDMKTEDITELFSRMIKEADSGRGVLILTDIYGGTPTNIALSFSGNTVDVVCGVNLPMLIKAYSCRKHGCSLEDMARIVQDYGRSHITRANEILPPDAE
- the rimI gene encoding ribosomal protein S18-alanine N-acetyltransferase; this translates as MQSEEKYSIIRMIPEHIKAIVSIEKEIQYEPWTESLFLAELRQPQALCFTLTVRGSIAGYVCSNIIHGELHVNNIGIAPSFQNRGYGTGLMVKLLEEARERGARIVHLEVRESNFSALHLYRKLGFRVRGRRPGYYSTPSGKEDAILMSLTL